A segment of the Kluyveromyces marxianus DMKU3-1042 DNA, complete genome, chromosome 5 genome:
ATTCCTGCACTTAGGAATCAAAGATCCCATATTATATCAGCATCAGTTGGGCTTGattattttcatcttctgagCCGAAAGAGAAGCACATTTGACCATTTTTTTGctattataatattattcGATGTTCAGTTTAGGGAAATCTGGAAGCAGTGGCAGTGGCAATGGTAGCACTGCTCACCACCATCACAGTGGGATAGGATCTTTATCTAAAAAGAGTCCCATAATATTCGATATAAGAATTGCCTCGTCAGGTGGAAACGTGAAGTTTATGTCTGGATCTGCGTTGGATTCGGAGCCTACCGTTTTACATGGTGACATCGTATTTTCATTACCAGAAACCTTGCATGTGAAGCGGATTACTTTACGTCTTATTGGTAAGTTCAAATTAGAGTTTCTACAGGTTGGGCAGCATAAGAATACAAACTTGGCAAGTATAGTTAAAGAAGACCAAACGATATTCGAAGCGTTCTGGCAAAATTTACTGGTTGATAAAGAGGGCATCATATTGAAGGGATCTTCTGCTGGATCAGGTAATTCATCTTCTCAAGGTTCTGTCCTGGGTGTTACGGCTAAGCCAATTCTCTCCAGAGTTCGGTCTGTGCCAATGATAAACACAGGTAAGAAAAAATCGCACAAATCAGACTCACCAGGAGTTCTAAAGCTACCAAGCAACGGTGTCAGTGGCACTCCCTACAATGAAACAATGGCGCCTAGTGGATCTAGTTTCATTCTCCCACCGGGAAATTATGAATTACCCTTCCAAATCACCTTACCCCAGGACACACCAGAAACCGTGGAAGGCCTACAAAGTGGCTCTGTTTTATACACCATGGAGTGTTCAATAGAAAGGCAGGGTTTCAATAAAGCGAATTTCACGAAGTATGAATATTTGAGGATATTTAGGACCCTTAAACCTGATGATATGGCTATCCAGGAAGAAGTGTATGTTGGGAAGAACTGGCCTAATAAGCTTCAATACGAAATTTCAATTCCCAGTAGAGCCATTCCTATTGGTGGTGCAACGCCTATCAATGTAAAAATCTATCCATTCCAGAAGGGCTACAAATTGAGGAGAATTACTGCGTCTTTAATCCAGCATTATGAGTTCAAGGATTCTGCTGGAGAAGTATACGACGATGAGAATGTGATCCAGAAACAAATGCTAACAAAATTTGACGATATACCTGGGTGTGATTCTTCGAGAGACAACCTACTAATTGATGAGGTGAAAATCAATTCAGTTATCCAGTTTCCAGATGATCTAAAGCGAGCCACACAGGATTGTGATGTTGCTGATGATTTAATAAAAGTTCGTCACAAGCTTCAAGTTGTGCTTAACTTGCGGAGAGATGTCATTGACGAGGCCTCGGGGTCTAAGCCATACGAACAATCTACCGATATCAAGGTTAACCTACCAATTAAACTATATGTCATGAAACATGTACCTATTCAAGGACGGCTAGTGTTGTTGGACCATTTTGGGAAACTCCATTTCAGACCGGGTCAATTTTGCACATTGTTTGAACCCAGTACCGATAGCTCTGCTCTTGGCATCAGTAGCAACaacagtagtagtagtagtggtggtggtgttggtAACGTCAACAACGTCAATTCCACTGCtaatggcaatggcaacGGAAATGGTGACGAAGATGGGAACATGAATGCTAACAGTAACCTACGTGGTAATAGGACCATCAGAAGGCTGGAAGACGGGTCGTATTCCGTGCAATATTTCCCGGAGAGAGACACACAGGCTCCTCCAAGTTATGAAAGCCATTGGAACGACGTTACAATAGATCCAGTCACCAGATCGCTACCGACTACCCCACTAAGGCAACTCGACGATGTTCTAAACGGACCAAACCCATCCCCATCTTATTTCGACCTTCCCACGTCCGATGCAAGAATACAAGCTCCACAGCCAAACCAACACGCGGTTGCCCTTGGTACCCTGCTGCGGAGCCATCAGCCTCGTGTCCCAAACCTAGATCATCTACACCATCAGAGCAGATCCTCGTCGTCTACAAGATTATCCGCTCttactgctgctgccgctgctgTCGCAGGAGGATCTTCCGTCCCGCGTGCTACAGGAAGCGCAGATGGCTCCACCACCGCTGCCAGCAACGGCTCCACCACCCCAGCGTCCAGAGAAGACTTCTTAAACCACCTACAAAGATTGCCCTCCTACGACGAGTCACGTGCTCGATACGAATCTGTGTCACGTGAACCAACCCCACTATACTTCCCAATTCAGCAGGACCAGCAAGAACAGGAGTAGCAAACAAGCACCACGCACACCATGCCTGTCTTTCCTGCTTATCTACAAACTATGTGAAGGATATGCTGTATTATGTTGTCACTGCTGATACCTAGGCCCAACTTCTCCTCCCCCACCTTATCACAGCACTAAACTACAactacactacactacactacactacactacactacaTTATTACATACGCACACACAAGCGGTACATGATTAAACACGAATCTCGTAAAGACAATACCCACAAGCAACAAAAGCTAGAAACTGTAACCTGGAACTTTGCTGTGCTGCCTTGATAACCAACCACGTTCCCCTCCTCCCCTCTCCTTTATGCCACAACAGCCGATGgtgacaaaaaaaaaaaaaaaaacaacaaccatACGTCTATCCTCGCTATCTTTCCCCTTTGCCCTAGTCCCAACTTCAGCCATAGCTCCAGCAGTCTTGTAGCCCCACCTATATGCACAAGGTGATCGAAATCCTGGGGAGGAGGGGGAGGAGAGATTTTAGGGGAGGGGCGCGTACACGCAGCCATGGCTTTGGAGTATCGGATTGTAGAACTCCGGACTCGGAAACTGACTTGCACGTGCGCTAAAATTCCACAATTTTTTTCGCCGATGGGTTAGTGGTCTGATTTGCCCCACTTAGAGGGGAACAAGAACAGGGACTAATTACGGCAGCCCCTCCAAAAAAATCGGAGAAtcggttttttttttttttttcggcCTACTTTTCGTTATCGCTGCGCAGTCTGTGCAACACGTAGCTGAGCGGGGTTCTGggcaagaaagaagaattcataCTActaattatttttttattttattttatgttCAGGCGTACGCGCTCTTTCCCACTGAAGACAGAGCAGAGCAGAggagaaacaagaaatatCGGCGTATCGAGAGCGGCATAAGAGACGGTTAAACCGTTTAGCTTTATACATGCTCTTATGGCTGTGGAAACTGGATTTAAAACGGGAACTTAAACTGGAgtcacacacacaaacacgGGCGCTGGAGACAAGCTAAGCTGTGTTGTGTGTGGGAaagtttgttctttttttggcaTTTTgccattcttttttttgtgttttcaGTGTAGAGGTTGCGAGAGGGTTACGGGAGAGTAATTTTATTGGAACAGGAAATCGGATATATACTGAGTGTTCTCCTCCCTTTGAGATCAGTTTTTGAGCTTGGCTGTTGCCCCCCATTGTTCCCCATATTTTAGTGTTGTTTGCTTCTGACGGgtgtttttgatttattcATAAGCAAAAAGCTGATTTCGTTATAAGGAAAGGTGTTTTTTGTTAAACTGACTGGCTGACTTTACTTTGTCTTTTAGTTTTCGGGTATATTTTTCACAGTACTAAGtttttctcattttgtAAGGGTAAAGCTAGGTAAACTACGACAGAGAATAACATATTCTATACTTGACTGATTCGAGAGGCTCCTaatttgtgtgtgtgtgcgtttttttttttttttccttttcttaCGCCATTATTTATTGTCTAA
Coding sequences within it:
- the ART5 gene encoding Art5p — encoded protein: MFSLGKSGSSGSGNGSTAHHHHSGIGSLSKKSPIIFDIRIASSGGNVKFMSGSALDSEPTVLHGDIVFSLPETLHVKRITLRLIGKFKLEFLQVGQHKNTNLASIVKEDQTIFEAFWQNLLVDKEGIILKGSSAGSGNSSSQGSVLGVTAKPILSRVRSVPMINTGKKKSHKSDSPGVLKLPSNGVSGTPYNETMAPSGSSFILPPGNYELPFQITLPQDTPETVEGLQSGSVLYTMECSIERQGFNKANFTKYEYLRIFRTLKPDDMAIQEEVYVGKNWPNKLQYEISIPSRAIPIGGATPINVKIYPFQKGYKLRRITASLIQHYEFKDSAGEVYDDENVIQKQMLTKFDDIPGCDSSRDNLLIDEVKINSVIQFPDDLKRATQDCDVADDLIKVRHKLQVVLNLRRDVIDEASGSKPYEQSTDIKVNLPIKLYVMKHVPIQGRLVLLDHFGKLHFRPGQFCTLFEPSTDSSALGISSNNSSSSSGGGVGNVNNVNSTANGNGNGNGDEDGNMNANSNLRGNRTIRRLEDGSYSVQYFPERDTQAPPSYESHWNDVTIDPVTRSLPTTPLRQLDDVLNGPNPSPSYFDLPTSDARIQAPQPNQHAVALGTLLRSHQPRVPNLDHLHHQSRSSSSTRLSALTAAAAAVAGGSSVPRATGSADGSTTAASNGSTTPASREDFLNHLQRLPSYDESRARYESVSREPTPLYFPIQQDQQEQE